The Anolis carolinensis isolate JA03-04 chromosome 1, rAnoCar3.1.pri, whole genome shotgun sequence genome window below encodes:
- the LOC134298866 gene encoding zinc finger MYM-type protein 1-like — protein sequence MSSKKKPSGAFHRKRRLQHSQEDKSQAKALKRFFTTSPSCQTGKPETTKLTESDHADDGKIPISEPLPGPSTSQDLLTATSAIPLPPSCIGITGTDTEDVDEDSLRDAALPSTSRQAIESEQRRDPLLFLSNDCGEWPLKINDEPRKIIVERGPQQVRGIKFPKDIHGRKFSPFHYSRKLCNGERVNRYWLQYSVSKNAVFCITCKIFGNDTSSLAGSQGFSDWRNLSRLLSSHEKSRPHMENRSSWRELSQRLHLNKTIDAEHERLINAEIKHWDQILKRLLCATRFLGVQGLPFRGTKDVLFEPNNGNFLKLIEHIAQFDDPMAEHVRRITSKETHIHYLSKNVQNEFISFLAGKVQNNILEQLHEATYYSIILDCTPDISNTEQMTLVVRFVTCKANEDILIKEHFLGFVPVASPSGEGMTEILLHELEARRIPLKNMRGQGYDNGSAMKGKHVGVQRRILDLNPRAFYVPCGNHSLNLVINDAAMSCKIAADCFATIQDLYNLFSGSPVRWGTLLKHVSTLTLKPLSSTRWESRIEALLPLRFHIEEVYDAVYEASHDQKFDGLCRSRAGALLKRLQSFTFLCSIVTWHEILHKINIVSKQLQKVSIDLQNSMALIKSVKSFLERMRSEEGLNSIITDAKELAEKIDATADFENEQEARPRKVSRQFSYECKDEAVHSGKESFKVNFFFVVLDTAISSLKERFQLMDNHSGSFKFLYDISSLGKCWNEKELKYACQRLETVLTDGEDHDVNAGDLYTELQLLADMLPPGSLPADALSFINHGSEDVFPNVYTALRILLTLPISVASGERSFSKLKLIKNYLRSTVSQERLSGLSTLAIENSLLDDMDTDSLVHEFSKLKVRKIRF from the exons ATGTCAAGCAAGAAGAAGCCATCGGGAGCATTTCATCGTAAAAGGAGGTTGCAGCATAGCCAAGAAGATAAGAGTCAAGCTAAAGCATTAAAAAGGTTTTTCACGACTTCACCATCATGCCAGACAGGAAAGCCAGAGACAACTAAATTGACTGAATCAGATCATGCTGATGACGGAAAGATACCAATCTCAGAGCCTCTACCAGGACCATCAACCAGTCAAGACCTTCTCACTGCAACTTCAGCAATACCATTACCACCTTCCTGTATTGGCATTACTGGGACTGACACTGAAGATGTGGATGAGGATTCATTAAGAGATGCAGCCCTGCCATCTACTAGTCGGCAAGCTATTGAATCG gaacaaagaagagaccctttgttatttctttccaaTGATTGTGGAGAGTGGCCACTCAAAATAAATGATGAGCCACGGAAAATAATTGTTGAGCGAGGACCACAGCAAGTCAGAGGCATAAAGTTTCCTAAGGACATTCATGGCAGAAAATTTTCCCCATTTCATTATTCAAGGAAGTTGTGTAATGGAGAGCGTGTCAACAGATATTGGCTACAGTATTCTGTATCTAAAAATGCAGTGTTTTGTATTACTTGCAAAATTTTTGGAAACGACACATCCAGTCTTGCAGGTAGCCAAGGGTTTTCTGACTGGCGGAACTTGAGCAGGCTTTTGAGCAGTCACGAGAAATCCCGTCCTCATATGGAAAACCGTTCATCTTGGCGTGAGCTCTCGCAACGTTTGCATTTAAACAAAACTATTGATGCAGAGCATGAAAGACTTATTAATGCTGAAATTAAACATTGGGATCAAATTCTGAAACGCTTGCTATGTGCTACACGGTTTTTGGGGGTTCAAGGATTGCCATTTAGAGGGACAAAAGATGTTCTATTTGAACCTAATaatggcaactttttaaaattgatagAACATATAGCACAGTTTGATGATCCGATGGCTGAACATGTGAGAAGAATCACTTCCAAAGAAACACATATCCACTATTTGAGTAAAAATGTCCAGAACGAGTTTATTTCTTTCTTGGCAGGCAAGGTCCAGAATAATATTTTGGAACAACTACATGAGGcaacatattattctattatattggaCTGCACACCAGATATTAGCAACACCGAACAAATGACGTTGGTGGTTAGATTTGTTACATGTAAAGCAAATGAAGATATCTTGATTAAGGAACATTTTTTAGGCTTTGTTCCTGTTGCCAGTCCTTCAGGTGAAGGTATGACAGAAATATTACTCCATGAGTTGGAAGCACGACGTATTCCATTAAAAAACATGAGAGGCCAGGGATATGATAATGGTTCTGCAATGaagggaaaacatgttggagTCCAGAGGAGGATCCTTGATTTAAATCCTAGAGCCTTTTATGTACCATGTGGAAACCACTCCCTGAACTTGGTCATAAATGATGCAGCTATGTCTTGCAAGATTGCAGCAGACTGTTTCGCCACCATACAAGACCTCTATAACCTTTTTTCAGGTTCCCCAGTAAGATGGGGTACTTTGTTGAAGCATGTTTCAACTCTCACACTCAAACCACTTAGCAGTACTAGGTGGGAAAGTAGAATCGAAGCATTGTTGCCTTTGAGGTTCCATATTGAAGAAGTATATGATGCCGTATATGAAGCTTCTCATGATCAGAAATTTGATGGACTCTGTAGGAGCCGTGCTGGTGCTCTTCTTAAAAGACTGCAAAGCTTCACATTTCTGTGCAGCATAGTGACATGGCATGAGATCCTGCACAAGATAAATATCGTTAGTAAACAGTTGCAAAAAGTGTCAATCGATCTTCAAAATTCTATGGCTCTTATTAAGAGTGTGAAAAGTTTTCTAGAAAGGATGAGATCTGAAGAAGGTCTAAATAGCATCATTACAGATGCAAAGGAACTGGCAGAAAAAATCGATGCTACTGCCGACTTTGAAAACGAACAGGAAGCTCGACCGAGAAAAGTAAGCAGACAATTTTCGTATGAATGTAAAGATGAAGCTGTACATTCTGGCAAAGAGTCTTTTAAagtgaactttttttttgttgtgcTTGACACAGCAATATCCTCATTAAAGGAGAGATTTCAGCTAATGGACAACCATAGTGGAAGTTTCAAATTTCTGTATGACATTTCAAGCCTTGGGAAATGTTGGAATGAAAAAGAATTGAAGTACGCCTGTCAACGCCTTGAAACTGTTTTGACAGATGGAGAAGACCACGATGTGAATGCTGGTGATCTGTATACAGAGCTACAATTACTTGCAGATATGCTTCCCCCTGGAAGTCTCCCAGCTGATGCCTTGTCTTTTATAAATCATGGTTCGGAGGATGTTTTCCCAAATGTCTACACTGCATTGAGAATTCTGTTAACACTTCCAATATCCGTGGCCAGCGGTGAAAGGAGTTTTTCAAAATTGAAACTTATAAAAAATTACTTAAGATCTACTGTGAGTCAAGAGCGCTTGAGTGGACTATCAACCTTGGCCATTGAAAATAGCTTGTTGGATGACATGGACACAGATTCCCTAGTACATGAGTTTTCCAAATTGAAAGTCAGAAAAATCAGGTTTTAA